In Gemmatimonadetes bacterium T265, one DNA window encodes the following:
- the gabD2 gene encoding succinic semialdehyde dehydrogenase: MPVSATLDRPSESAAPAAGGRTSSPLATARARAAIAALQARLAPAAVDRPSVPVHAPFTGELLGAVPRATTDDVHAAVARARSAQRAWAARPAAERAAVLLRFHDLLLRERELGLDLAQLETGKARRDAFQEVLDVANVARYYGVRAPGLLRPRRRRGAYPGLTRVWELRHPVGVVGVLTPWNYPLNLPITDSLPALAAGNAVVLKPDHATSFTALWAVELLYEAGIPRDLMPVLTGEGPVVGPPLIDAVDFVMYTGSTRTGRVVARQAGERLVNASLELGGKNPMLVLADADLAAAAEGLARGAFVGAGQVCVSIERCFVMRPVYDAFTRLAVERTRALRLGASLGWDVDVGSLSGPRQLETVVRHVEDARARGATILCGGRARPDLGPYCYEPTLVAGAAPGMLLYAEETFGPVVALYPVDGEDEAVARANDTPYGLNASVWSRDARRAVALAARVRSGSVNVNETYAATWASVDAPIGGAGVSGLGGRRHGAEGLLKYTEVQTIAAQRASPVSGGPGSDPEKSAAAIAKLLGVLRRVPGLR, translated from the coding sequence GTGCCCGTGTCCGCCACGCTCGACCGTCCGTCCGAATCGGCCGCGCCCGCCGCCGGCGGGCGGACGTCCTCGCCGCTCGCGACCGCCCGCGCCCGCGCGGCGATCGCCGCGCTTCAGGCTCGGCTCGCGCCCGCGGCCGTCGACCGCCCGTCGGTTCCCGTGCACGCGCCGTTCACCGGCGAACTGCTCGGCGCCGTTCCTCGCGCGACGACGGACGACGTGCACGCCGCCGTAGCGCGCGCGCGGTCGGCCCAGCGTGCCTGGGCCGCGCGCCCTGCCGCCGAGCGCGCCGCGGTGCTCCTCCGCTTCCACGACCTGCTTCTCCGCGAACGGGAGCTCGGCCTCGACCTCGCGCAGCTCGAAACGGGCAAGGCGCGCCGCGACGCGTTTCAGGAGGTGCTCGACGTCGCGAACGTGGCCCGGTACTACGGTGTGCGTGCCCCCGGGCTGCTCAGGCCGCGGCGGCGGCGCGGGGCGTACCCGGGCCTCACACGCGTGTGGGAGCTGCGGCACCCGGTCGGCGTGGTGGGCGTGCTCACGCCCTGGAACTACCCGCTCAATCTGCCGATCACCGACTCGCTCCCCGCGCTCGCGGCCGGAAACGCGGTCGTGCTCAAGCCCGACCACGCGACGTCGTTCACCGCGCTGTGGGCGGTCGAGCTGTTGTACGAGGCGGGGATCCCGCGCGACCTCATGCCCGTGCTCACGGGCGAGGGGCCAGTCGTCGGGCCGCCGCTGATCGACGCGGTCGACTTCGTGATGTACACGGGCAGCACGCGCACCGGCCGGGTCGTCGCGCGGCAGGCGGGCGAGCGCCTCGTCAACGCGTCGCTCGAGCTCGGCGGGAAGAACCCGATGCTCGTCCTCGCTGACGCCGACCTCGCGGCCGCGGCCGAGGGGCTCGCGCGCGGCGCGTTCGTCGGCGCGGGGCAGGTCTGCGTGTCGATCGAGCGGTGCTTCGTGATGCGCCCCGTCTACGACGCGTTCACCCGGCTCGCCGTCGAGCGGACGCGCGCGCTACGGCTCGGCGCGTCGCTCGGCTGGGACGTTGACGTCGGCTCGCTATCCGGCCCCCGCCAGCTCGAGACGGTCGTGCGGCACGTCGAGGACGCGCGGGCGCGGGGCGCGACGATCCTGTGCGGCGGCCGCGCCCGCCCCGATTTGGGACCCTACTGCTACGAACCCACGCTCGTCGCCGGCGCCGCGCCGGGGATGCTGCTGTACGCCGAGGAGACGTTCGGGCCGGTCGTCGCGCTTTACCCCGTGGACGGCGAGGACGAGGCGGTCGCGCGCGCGAACGACACGCCCTACGGCCTCAACGCGAGCGTCTGGTCGCGCGACGCGCGGCGCGCGGTCGCGCTCGCCGCGCGGGTCCGCTCGGGGAGCGTCAACGTGAACGAGACCTACGCCGCCACCTGGGCGTCGGTCGACGCGCCGATCGGCGGCGCGGGCGTGTCCGGGCTCGGCGGGCGCCGGCACGGGGCGGAGGGGCTGCTCAAGTACACGGAGGTCCAGACGATCGCCGCGCAGCGCGCGTCGCCGGTGAGCGGGGGGCCCGGGTCGGACCCGGAGAAGTCCGCGGCGGCCATCGCGAAGCTGTTAGGCGTCCTGCGGCGGGTGCCCGGCCTCCGC